The sequence below is a genomic window from Lolium perenne isolate Kyuss_39 chromosome 4, Kyuss_2.0, whole genome shotgun sequence.
acagcagcaaaatattcaagatgtactcaaccaaacgaaattccacttggatgggtggaggagtcacataccgaagagcaaatgtgccaaatttcagacagaaatgcgggctgagcaaagagatcgaaaaatccggagctctggagcaaaaacgcgagtgagaggaacttggtacgagttttttcgggagagagactgttctgggcgaaagagatgacaaagtggggcagaggggggcccacaccacatggtggcgcggccacttccttggccgcgccggcctgtggtctggcaccctctggtgccccacaggtcatcctctggtgttcccaggtgcctcgttgaaaaataggaccaacggtataatttttgtgaatttttgaaaactttgaaaaacgcacatttctgggtatttagtttattattactggcgggaaaaatttcgaaatcttcaaataactaaagaactttgcaaattaaaagtgctacggcaactagagcaagtggaggaagaaagatatgttgtttacctcctctatgcatataaaaagtatccgttaacaaggttgatcaagtcttgtcaccaaataaattttacatagcataagaagaaataaacctcaaatcaatcatgttaccttgaattgtattgatatggatccaatcacgagaatttgatattcttccttaggctcatatataggacaatcaatagttcccactttgatagttctcacattagaaatagtattaactccacacgctttctcaatcttcttagggaaataaacggtatgctccctatcatcaacattgaaagtaacctttcctttattgcaatcaataacagcccctgcggtgttaagaaaaggtctcccaagaataatagacatattatcatcttcgggcattaccaacacaacaaaatcagttaatctcAAGCAGTTGGTAGTAACTTgagcaggaacattctcacatataccaacgggaatagcagtagatttatcagccatttgcaaagatatatcggtaggtatcagcttatctaagtaaagtctcttataaagagaaaaaggcataacactaacaccggctcccaagtcacatagagcagttttaacataattattcttgatagaacaaggaatagtaggtatacaggtcgcccaacttctttggaattttgccattgaaagagtaattagcaagcatagtggaaatttcctcattggggattttccttttgttagtaacaatatctttcatatactttgaataaggaggcaatttaatagcatcagtcaaagggatttgcaagaataaaggtttcatccaatcgcaaaatttattatagtgttcttcttcctttgattttaatttcttagcaggaaaaggcatttgcttttgcacccaaggttctctttcattaccatgtttctcggcaataaaatcttctttagtgtactttttatttttagcatgcttttagggttcttcttcaacctcttctttatcaggagtatcattcttatcattatcattatcattatcatgttcattaccactttcggtttcagcatcgaaatagaaatactattaggatcattaacgaggttggagaggattctacaacatttttatgtttcttcttctttttcttcctagaatgagcactaggttcaatgcgttgagaatcttgttcaactcttttgggatgcccttcaggatatagaggatcctgggtagagacaccacctctagttgttacttcataagcatgtttcactttagaattattccctaacaagtcattttgcactttagtgagttgatcaatttgagtttgaatcatttgaaaatgtttaacaagcatcttaacatcattggaggttctctccacaatatcatgcaattcactaatagcttgagaattttccattaaatgattctctactctcatattaaaattttcttgcttaacaatataattatcaaactcatctaagcattgtgcaggaggtttcaaatacggaatatcttccctagtaaagcgttgaagggagtttacctcaatcatggatgaagggggaattatctcacatatatcttcaataggaggtagattcttcacatcttcaaatttaatacctttctccttgagagacttcttggcttccctcatatcttcatcattcaatttaattaaaccccgcttcttcaatattggagttggagtcggttcaggcgtagtccaatcatcatgattccggcttattttagccaataattcttcggcGTCGTGCGGAGTTCTTTTCcccgaaaacacaaccagcacaactatccagggtatgccctagactcaatggttagtccactataaaatatatcaagtaaatcatgcttttccaaatcatgctcgggtcgagctctaataagagagcagaatctcgaccaagcctcaggcaatttctcttcatctccctgattaaaattataaattctctgcaaagcaatatgttgagcactagcaggaaagtatttgcggaagaaaacatcaagcaattctttcggacttttaatagaattaggtgtcaaattattataccaagttttagcgtcatcctttaatgagaatggaaatattttagcaacaaagtaagtacgcatcttaacatcatcagaaaacaagctactaagagtagatagctcagtcatgtgttcaacagcactttctttttcagtaccacaaaagggtgttttctcaacaatagctatatgagatagatcaagagaaaaatcataatctttatccctaatgtttataggagatgtggcaaacttaggatcggagacggtttatatctaacggcatgttacgcaagcaactttttaatttttcttgcatcggtagtagcattgcatttttcaataaaatcatcattaagctccacataatcttcctcaggatcatcactaaaataaccaagttcaggtgaactaacaggtgtagtagcattaggagtttcagtattttcaatttgtctagacctagcaattgtagcatctagaaaagatcccaatgaaccactatcatcaagcacagcagaaacattatcaatattatgagagtgttcagattcagcagatgtacccgcatgcgaagcatgtggcggtgaaacaagtttatcaatcacgagatggtgaatcaagagcagcagaggtattcagaattgtaccttttcttgtagtggatggtaatacggcgatcttagtatcgcgaggtttacccatgatggagaatttgcagcgaacaatattaatccaagtgaacttccaaataaagctatgctccccggcaacggcgccagaaaatagtcttgataacccacaagtataggggatcgcgatagtcttcgagggtagtataacccaaatttattgattcgacacaaggggagacaaagaacacttggaagccttaacaacggagttgtcaattcagttgcacctggaaacagacttgctcgcaagggtttatcgataATGTGAGTTTAAAGCGATAgcttgatagtgaaataacgtgacgagtaacagagacagcagtagtgattttagtaaacatcgggattaaaatactgtaggcacggggacggatgacgggcgttgcatggatgagagaaactcatgtaacaatcatagcagggcatttgcagataataataaaacggtgtccaagtacaaagcaatcaataggcatgtgttccatatatagtcgtgcgcgctcgcaatgagaaacttgcacaacatcttttgtcctaccagccggtggcagccgggcctcaagggaaactactggatattaaggtactccttttaatagagtaccggagcaaagcattaacactccgtgaacacatgtgatcctcacatcgctaccattccctccggttgtcccaattcttgtcacttcggggccattggttccggacagcgacatgtgtatacaacttataggtaagaccataaacaatgaatatcatgatgaaacaataacatgttcagatctgagatcatggcactcgggccctagtgacaagcattaagcataacaagttgcaacaatatcatcaaagtaccaactacggacactaggcactatgccctaacaatcttatgctattacatgaccaatctcatccaatccctaccatccccttcggcctacagcgggggaattactcacacatggatgggggaaacatggctggttgatgtagaggcgttggcggtgatggcggcgatgatctcctccaattccccgtcccggcggagtgccagaacggagacttctggctcccgagacggagtttcgcgatgtggcggcgttctggagggtttctggcgacttcgccttcttcccgtgcgtttttaggtcgaggccgataaatagtccgaaggagggcgtcggaggccggccgagggggccacaccacagggccgcgcgggccccccctgggccgcgccgccctatggtgtggggccctcgggcctccacttcaattgcccttctggctccgttagtttcctgggaaaatagggccttctgcataaattccgaggtttttcccgaaagttggatttctgcacaaaaacgagacaccagagcagttctgctgaaaacagcgttagtccgtgttagttgcatccaaaacacacaaattagaggcaaaacaatagcaaaagtgttcgggaaagtagatacgttttggacgtatcacccctccTTCCGGCCCTTACATGATCCAAAAGTGCCAAAGATTGCATGCGCCCAGAACGGGCATACATGTTTGCCGAAGAGCACATGTGCAAAACGAATATTACAGATATACACATTCTCCCCCCCGCTCGCCCCCTGAGCAACTCTTCATTGCTTCCCCACCGTCGCCGCCGGAAAGATGGACTCTCGAGACTTTGATTCCGAGGGCCGGGAGTTCTCCTCGCTCACTGGTCACTGACGGCTCGCCGGCTCTAGTTCCCCCGGTTGTTCTTTTGTGCCTTTGCTAATTCACCCATACCTCCGTCGACTCGCTGGCGTGGCTGGCACGCCGCCCTCAACAACATGGAACCGAAGCCATATTGGCTTTTCTCATGTCTCCTACTCCGAAGTACTTTCTTTATGTATCTATAGTGATGGCCAACGCTTATTTGAAGCTTCATCAACATGGGTAAAAGTCCAACAGGGTTGGAGATCACAAAAGGAACATAACATTAAACTCAAAAAACTAAAGGAGCATAACACTAATTGGTTAGTTACTTCTACCACGGTACACTGTTGCTACCAACAAGAGATAAATTGTGAGAAGATGACACGAGAGGATTAACAAGACGATGATGCTTCGCCTTATGTACTTTTGGGCCCAAGGTAAGTGGTCCTTCTCTTGGCTTACACGATGTGTCATCGCTTCTCCCCAAAATATATATGCACAGAGGAGCCTAGGGTCAACATCAGAGGAGTCATGAGGAAAAATGTTACTTGGTACTAGATGTGATAAAGTGAAATGTACTACCGAAGTACATGAAACCCGAATAGCATGTGTGAAGTTATTGTGAGGATCGCATGAAAGTTTGGCACACAGATTCAGATAGTTCATAAATTCCAGGCAAGGATGGTAGCCTGGAGTGCATTTTCTCTCCTTTGTGGCGGTGGCGCACACACCTAAATGTTTCCTCTTCCATTCAATATACACATTAGGTTTTGCCTCCAATATGTCTACCTCCGTGGAGTACTTAGAGGTGATCTAATATCCTTCAGAAAAACAAATGGAGGCGATCTAACAAAAGCAAATTCTCGGGAGGGGTTTGCGACCCGGCATCTGGAGTTCACAGTATACATAACTATATCGTGTTTGAATTTTGACTGTCTTATCATATTCAATTCATATTACCGCTTAGACCGTGTTTGTTAGAAAAAGCTTTACGCAGATCAAGTTTCTTCTGATCCAATGCATGACGCAACCAAAGACTGCAATCTGCACACCTAAAACAAAATTATCTGTCTGCTCATCACATTTGCAGAGTTTCTATGGGGTGATTCCAGGTGCTCCATTCGTTCATAAAAGAATATcttaaatttatttgaatttaaaCCTAAATACTTCGTATATCTATTTTCTAAAACAAGTATATTTTGAATTCAAAACCACCGCGCCACGCACCAAACTACTGAATGCGTCCCCTCCTTCCGGCCCTGACAGATCCAAAAGTGCCAAAAGATTGCACATTTGCACGCGCCCAGAACAGGCATACATGTTTCCCGAAGAGCACCTGTGGAAAACGAATATTGCAGATATACACTTTCTCCTCCCTGCTCGCCCCTGAGCAACCCTTCATAgcttccccgccgccgccgccgccgccgctgccggagaGATGGACTCTGCAGGCTTCGATTCCGAGGGCCGGGAGTTCTCCAGCGCCACGGAGATGTGGGCGGCGGAGATCGGCGCCGCCACGTTCGCCCCAGCCTCCGCCGAGGTCggcccgcccgccgccgccgccgctccaagCAACGGGGAGGCTGGCGCCGGCCCCGGCGAAGGGAAGCGGAAGGAATGGTACTCGAAGGGAATATCCTACTGGCAGGTAAAGGCTAGGCTCAGCCGGCCGGTCCcctccttaaaccctaaacccccaaTCCGAGTGCACGTCCCTCAGCTGCAGATTTAGCTTAAGAGTTTCTCGAATTGGTCTGGCTTAGGGCGTGGAGGCGTCCACCGAGGGCGTCCTGGGCGGGTACGGGTGCGTCAACGACGCCGACGTCAAGGGCAGCGACGCCTTCCTCCGGCCTCTCCTCGCCGAACGGTTCGGCGCAGCGAAGCGCCATCTCGTCGCGCTCGGTAAGCCGACAACCTCTGCACAGACCGTTTTTTACTTCCACTTCTATCTGTGTGATGACTGCGTAGTGCTCCAGTTATGGAATCCTATGGCTGCTCTATGTGGTCTAATTGAGCACTTACAGTTGCATTTTCTTCTGGAACTATGACAGATTGTGGCTCGGGCATCGGGCGGGTTACAAAGAATTTGCTTCTTAGGCATTTCAATGAGGTATGCAATGCAACTTTTCTTCTCGCAGGTCACAAGTTTTAGGTTTTACCATATTAATTGAGCTTGAAAGGCCTGCCTTGCTTATCCATGCATAATTCCCATTCTAGATTAATGAATATATTGATCCTCACTCCATACAGCTTCTGTTGCCACATGCACAGAATGATACTTTTGATGACTCATAACAATTTTTCTCGGGGTTTCTGATGTATCACACTCTAAttatattttcatgttttaatattTGTCATTAGCTCTGTTGGGCCTCATATCATCTTTCAGTTTCAGAATTCCATTTTAAACTGGAGTTGGGTTTTCAGGTTGATCTTGTGGAGCCAGTGTCCCATTTTCTAGAAGCGGCACGTGAAAATCTtgctggatgtatggatgtaggaCAAGAAACACATAAAGCCGCTAACTTCTATTGTATACCTCTTCAGGTTGGTTAGCATCTGTAGAGCATTTCTATTGCGGTTATACTCGTAGCAAATTTCTCGCCGCTTCTTCTCACATGGTAAAGTTAACTTCTTGCGTAAGGACTTCACTCCTGAGGAAGGAAGATATGATGTCATATGGATCCAGTGGTGCATAGGGCAACTTACTGATGATGATTTTGTTTCATTTTTTAATCGTGCCAAGGTGATTCGGTTCAACTCACTTATATTTTGTTTTGACATTAtgctggttttttttttgttgcatTATGCTGACGTATTTGTCTGTATTTTTAATGTGTAAATCTGGCATTCAATGCAGAAGCATGCCACGGTGTTGTACTATTACTCTTAGAGAAAGGAAGCTCGTATTTCCCTGCTAAACAAAACACTTATAAAGTAAATTTATCATGCATATGTGGGAAGAGGCCCATTATGTAGTTTCAACAGTTACATGTCAACAATGCTGCTACTAGCTTTATAATTCATTTTTTTGTATTATACAAGTTGGAACAAACGGCTTGTTCTAAGCCAATGACAATCCCTCTTTTTTTGTGAGAAACAATCCCTCTATATGAAgtgcattatttctatttttgggTTACTGACGGCTAAAATCATGTTCTTCGGTGACCATGTCGATGCACATATTAGTAGAACTAATATCTGATTAACTGTTATGCTTATGGGTCTTCTACTGTCTATGCAATGTAATTAAATACTGATAATGTTGCTTCCAGGTTGGGCTCAAACCAGATGGCTTTTTTGTTTTGAAAGAGAACATTGCATAGTTAATTAAATGTTAATTAAATACTGATAATGTTGCTTCCAGGTTGGgctcaaaccagatggtttttttGTTCTGAAAGAGAACATTGCAAGAAACGGTGAGCTTACTATATCGAATTGTATGTCATCACATCAGCTGTTCTTTTTTAACTTATTTGAAATTACAATATTTATGTTGTCAGGATTTGTTTTAGACAAGGAGGATAACAGTGTCACCAGATCCGATCCATATTTCAGGGAGCTATTTAAAAAGTGTGGATTGTATATCCACAATATTAAGGTTTGCATCTCTCAAAATCTGAACAGTACACTGATGTTAAACTTTTTACCTTCCATACCAGCCGTCAAATCTTGCTATTTGATAACAGAACCAAAAGGAATTGCCAGAGGAACTATTCGCTGTCAAAATGTATGCATTGGTGACCAGTGAGCCAAAAATTAAAAAAAGTGGGAAGAGAAGGCGACCTAAAAATTCACCTCATGTGATTCGGTCTTGAAAAGTCTCCAGATTAACCGGGCTGTTGCGACGGCAATATTTATCTGTGAATGTATTGCTATTGAGCTGTCGCAAGTTCCAAGCACGGAAATTTTAAGTCTGGCTTTCGCTCTGCGTGCGTTTTGTACCAAACAGGCTCCAGTTTTCGTGAGGTcagatccatttgttgcaactgttGTTCGATTACCTAGTAACTGTCAACACTTGACAGATATGGCATGTATGATCTCATTGTTCTGAAAGGAGGGTATCTGAACCAATGAACTCGTGCCTCTGGTGCCCCAAATGTCTAGATTTGTACGTACTTATGATGCATCGAATTATTGTGAATGAGATGGCTCTGTACCTGGGTGCATCATTGCAAGTCATTACTGTATTGATCTGTTCCATCGTCCATGTGAGACTGCAACTGCAAAATAGCTCCAGGCTTCAGGATGATGGACTTACATGGCTAGCCTAGCTAGGAAAAGATTTTCATGTTCTCAAGACGAGATGGCAGGTCGATCTCCAGCAAGGAGGAAACCAACTTTTGCATATGCATATCCTTGGTCTTCATGTCAAAGACGGTAATATTGCCATCCAGACACCTAGAGCAACATCATGTCGCCACTCTGAGGGTCATGGAATGCAATATTGCCATCCAGACCATTGGGAGGGATATTCGCTGGTGAGATTGAGACCTGAAGCCACACGGACAGCATGACTTTCAACGAAGAGTAGTTTCTTCTCTGATGATGTCGCCAACTGGATCTGGTCAACGTCACATTTCGTGTCCCGGAACTTCACAGACCCTAGCTTCCGTGTATCACGTGTGGTGAGGGATGAGAGAGACGAATATGTGCCCATTTTATCTCAATGGTGAGGTAATATATAGAGTTTCCATTTCCAAAGAAAAAGGGAATTAGGCGACATCTTAGACATTGCCAGTGTGGTGAGGGATGAGAGAGACGATTACGTTAGTCTATACATAACATGTGACATGTTTTACTGATTAAGTTTTATGGGTAAATCTAATTTATACCATGTACCAACTTTGATATATCataattgtcaaaaaaaaaactttgATATATCATATATGTTCGTCTATATATAGAACAATTAGACTACTGCTCACTTCATATATACACCAGCCCTTGTGATTTTTCAACGGGCCACATATGTGCTCATTTAATCTCAATGGTTCTAATTTAGTTTAACTTGATGATATGTACCATTAGGCCACAAACCATGCTTGATCATGAAATCAACGTGAGAAAGGTATGTAGATGGTGGCTTCTTCTGGACAATGTACAAGGAAGCAGCATGTATCAGCACAACACAAGGTGCAATATGTGTGTTCTTGTAATGTACAGTTGTACAGACAACTTACACAGTTCATTCATAAGTTACTGGGAATGAGTGGATTGAGGGAAACATCTACCACAGTCGATGACTTGGTTGCTGACCACAATGTTCTTGCACTGCACTTATGACCTTCTGTCCATCAGGAAACGTAAGTTCATCTATTCAAACTTTTCTTCTCACCTAGGGCATGATACCGCAGGAGTGTAGTCTGATgaaaaatcaagagacaatgtcgCAACACATGCCCAACTCGTGATGTGATGGATGAAAATGATGTAATTGTGGAGTCTATTGGCTCTTATTCTTAATAGAGATAATGTCAACGCTTAAGGAGCTTTGACCTCACAAAAAATAAGGTGGTGGTAACATTTTCGTAAGACAATAATGGGTCCAAAAGAGCATAAAACTGTGTTCAGAAAAGTGGTCGATTACCCTATTACTATGAACACTTGACACATATCGCGTGTATGATCTCGTGATGTTTTTGGCGAGCTGATCTTATTATTCTGAAAGGGAAGATATCTGAGGCAATGAGACTCATGTGCTTCCAATGCCCCATCTGTCTGTAGATCTGTACAATGATTCATACAATCACTACGAATGAGACGGCTCAGTACAAATTAGTGTATCTTTGCAAGCCATTATTGGATTTATCCATTCCATGCCACGTTCTAATTATGCAACTTCTGTACACGACAAAATTTACCATGTGTGCCTCTTACACATAAAAAGTTCATCAATTGCAACAATGGCTGAATATCCGACACTTCCTTAGATAGATTTTATACACCCATGTGTGTCTAAGTTTCACACATCTAAAAGTAGAAGTTTATTGTAGAATAATCATGTGCAAGTACAAGTTTGTGCACTCTTCTAAGAGTGCAAGACTAGACATAATATCCATTAGATACCCCTGATGATGATGCCAAACAACTCATGACCAGGATCTAGAAAAGAGTATCTATCTCACATCAATACTCCGAACAAATGAGAACTTAAACTCAAAGGTAAAAATGACAAACTACATTGCAATCAGACGAAGGAATATAACTACTGATCCTAACATGCATATGAATCATAGCATCAACTACTAAGAATAGCTCATTGATTGGGGACTTGGGGATGAAATGTGAAGGCAATCAAGTATCTTCACATCAGCACACCAATGGAGCTCGAACCGTGGAGACATGTGAAGCCACGACAGAAAGACAACAAGAGATTTGTCCCTAACAACAATGTACAAGGTTTTCACCCAAAGCAACATAAACTAACCACGGGCTAGTCCAATATGCACCAAAGTCTACCTTTTTTATCTACCCAGGATCTCACACAAACTTCGTGACACACAAAAATCTCGACAGCTGTACCAAAAGCCTGTCCGGTCGATGTCGAACTTGCAAGCTTGGTCTTGATCCGATTTTGATCTAGGCTGGtcaattagttaaaattttgaaacTTAAACCTTGAACAACTAAAATCTGATTTAATTAGGATTGGCATTATAATTTGTCATACCGGCCGTATGATGAGTTATTCGTACATGCATCGCAAATTACTAGTATTTTGTTAATTATTCTTTCTAGTAAATTTTATAACTGTTAACTTTTTTGTGGTTGCGTGCATTTATATAATTATATTACATAGAGAGGCAGATGTAATGTATCTTCAGCATTGTTGGTGAGGGATGAGAGACATATGTGGTATCTTTTCcataaatttttttttaaaatttcagtGATCAAGTGCTATGAGCAAATCTAATTTATGTCATCTACCAACTACAATATAGATATTCCTCTATATATAACCATCAAACTACTACTTCCTTTATATAGATATACCAACCATTGTGATTATTTAACTAGCCAAATATGTGCTCATGTATCCACTTTGGTCCTAGTGTATGTTAGTTTGATCGACTCTTACACCCAGACCACAAAACATGCTCAGTCTGGACATTATAAGGAAGCGAAGCATCACTATATACATTAGGTGCAGCATGTGTGTTGTTGTAATGTACACATACCGAATATTCAGTTCAAAGTCAATAGGATTGAGTGGCCTCGGAAGAACATCTACCACAGATTGGTATGTGCTGATGACGAGGCTATCAAACTGCACTGCTGCCCTTTTCTCCCTCAGCAGACACACATTCTTCTAGTCTAGTCAACCGTTTCTCCATTCCTACGGCATGAGGCTACCCAGTCTTGAGCGGACAGAGGATCCCACCACCAGGGTAGCACTTACTAGTAGTGTTGCTAGTTTCCCATTTTCTCCTTTTACCGGGATGCGCTCAAGTTTGACCATCTCTTCTCTTGCACTGCTTTTTGTTATTTGACCAATGTACTCGCCTGACTCAGCTTCAGTGACTTGCTGGTCATAAGTCACCGAGAGACTTAGTCCTCATCTCAGCAATCCATAGCAGATGAAACGAACTAGAATGGCCAAAGGCAAAAGTACACCAGAGGCCAATTTCACTACTTGTATGGCTGAAACTTCAGATTATGTTTATTCACAAACAGTATGTCGAAATGGAACGAAACTTCCTCGGAATACATAACGCAATAGATGTGATTTTCTGGAATTTTTCAAATTTTTCTGGGAAGTTCGAAATTTGAGGTCAAATTTTAGGAAAACTCAAGGAAAATGCACTTGAAATGCTCTCAGTCAAAAAAAAATGTATGTCGAAATTCATCGAAATTTTCCCAGAATACATAACTCCATAGGTTTGATTTACTGGAGTTTTTTCGAATTTTTCTGGGAAGTTCAATTTTTTTTACCAACTTTGACTTTTAGCTGCATTTAAACATGATTTCAGCAACATTTTAGCATGATTTCAGCAGCATTTTGGAAAAAATTCAGTAAATCATTAGCTTCACTTGTTAGTACTCCAAAAAACAGTTAGCATAATGCAACTATTACAAGGGAAAATCCATTACATATTTGCAATTATTGGCAACTCACAAGTAAAACAGAGGAAAACATTGTAGAGTTCACATCACAAACACTTCATTTGACAGTGCAGATCTTTCGAATTCGGTG
It includes:
- the LOC127292578 gene encoding alpha N-terminal protein methyltransferase 1; translated protein: MDSAGFDSEGREFSSATEMWAAEIGAATFAPASAEVGPPAAAAAPSNGEAGAGPGEGKRKEWYSKGISYWQGVEASTEGVLGGYGCVNDADVKGSDAFLRPLLAERFGAAKRHLVALDCGSGIGRVTKNLLLRHFNEVDLVEPVSHFLEAARENLAGCMDVGQETHKAANFYCIPLQDFTPEEGRYDVIWIQWCIGQLTDDDFVSFFNRAKVGLKPDGFFVLKENIARNGFVLDKEDNSVTRSDPYFRELFKKCGLYIHNIKNQKELPEELFAVKMYALVTSEPKIKKSGKRRRPKNSPHVIRS